Proteins from a genomic interval of Bradyrhizobium sp. CCBAU 53340:
- the hpf gene encoding ribosome hibernation-promoting factor, HPF/YfiA family, which translates to MTLRISGKSVSVGEALRGRVTDRTEEVLRKYFDGNYSGHITLSKDGFGFRTDCALHLDSGITLEADSNAQDAYASADQALIMIEKRLKRYKSRLKDRSARKAHVASAALAALDATSYVLEAPGEGEDEDEVTGYSPVIIAESTTSLKQLSVSEAVMELDLSGAPCLVFQHGSSGRVNIIYRRADGNVGWIDPPGAKTGG; encoded by the coding sequence ATGACTCTTCGGATTTCGGGCAAGAGCGTTAGCGTCGGCGAGGCCCTCCGCGGCCGCGTGACCGACCGGACCGAAGAGGTCCTTCGCAAATATTTCGACGGCAATTATTCCGGCCACATCACGCTCAGCAAGGACGGCTTCGGCTTCCGCACCGACTGCGCGCTGCATCTGGATTCCGGCATCACGCTGGAAGCCGATTCGAACGCGCAGGACGCCTATGCCAGCGCCGACCAAGCCCTGATCATGATCGAGAAGCGGCTCAAGCGCTACAAGAGCCGGCTCAAGGACCGCTCGGCGCGCAAGGCCCATGTCGCCTCCGCCGCCCTCGCGGCCCTCGATGCCACCAGCTACGTGCTGGAGGCGCCGGGCGAAGGCGAGGACGAGGACGAAGTCACCGGCTACAGCCCGGTGATCATCGCGGAGTCCACGACATCGCTGAAGCAGCTGTCGGTCAGCGAGGCGGTGATGGAACTTGACCTCAGCGGGGCGCCCTGCCTGGTATTCCAGCATGGCTCCTCGGGCCGGGTGAACATCATCTACCGCCGGGCCGACGGCAATGTCGGCTGGATCGACCCGCCGGGCGCCAAAACCGGGGGCTAG
- a CDS encoding ribonuclease D, which translates to MTVRLHRGDLPDLSRYTGAVAIDTETMGLNPHRDRLCVVQLSPGDGSADVVQIPKGHTDAPNLKALLANPANTKIFHFARFDVAVLYQTFGVMTGPIYCTKIASRLTRTYTDRHGLKDLVREVLNVDLSKQQQSSDWGSDSLTEPQLAYAASDVLHLHALRERLDTMLVREGRTALAKACFDFLPTRALLDLQGWEEEDIFAHS; encoded by the coding sequence ATGACCGTACGCCTGCATCGCGGCGACCTGCCTGATCTCTCCCGCTATACCGGCGCGGTGGCGATCGACACCGAGACCATGGGTCTGAACCCGCACCGCGACCGGCTCTGCGTGGTCCAGCTCTCGCCGGGCGACGGGAGCGCCGACGTGGTCCAGATCCCCAAGGGGCATACCGACGCGCCGAACCTGAAGGCCCTGCTGGCCAATCCGGCCAACACCAAGATCTTCCATTTCGCCCGGTTCGACGTCGCGGTGCTGTACCAGACCTTCGGCGTGATGACCGGGCCGATCTACTGCACCAAGATCGCCTCCCGCCTGACCCGCACCTATACCGATCGCCACGGCCTCAAGGACCTCGTCCGCGAGGTCCTCAATGTCGACCTCTCCAAGCAGCAGCAATCCAGCGACTGGGGCTCCGACAGCCTGACCGAGCCGCAGCTGGCCTACGCCGCCTCCGACGTGCTGCATCTGCATGCCTTGCGCGAGCGGCTCGACACGATGCTGGTCCGGGAGGGCCGCACCGCGCTCGCCAAGGCCTGTTTCGACTTCCTGCCGACCCGCGCCCTGCTCGACCTGCAGGGCTGGGAGGAAGAGGACATTTTCGCGCATTCCTAG
- a CDS encoding autotransporter domain-containing protein, which translates to MPVNAQGAGMVVRSVQLQRRIATLGRSRATSRAPLFLPSLMPALGARIRSLLSSTALARTSAAAALLSGVWLGATAARADDTTWTGLASLGNNFYPVDANWTNRAPGYGDTAFFGSAKVTTLQFGLLSANFVDGWTFNAGASNYTFDLPWITGASVIFTGAGIIINGGSATFTNDYYIEFDNSSTAGSASFINTAAAHGLGVHFRDTSTAGNANFDNSGYVSFADSSTAGNASITNSGTVNFANNSTAGGANIINTRTVNFTNSSTAGNASITNTDTGTVNFTNSSTAGNARITNTWPGAVNFADSSTAGNASITNAGILNFTNSSTAGNANITSSGLFTFSDTSTAGSATILSGITFKNSSTAGSATIINTGYSWIRDGASGGAARFILTSIGFLDLSYLTTGGTTAGSIEGTGSVFLGSKKFVVGSNNLSTTFSGVIQDGGDGGGTGGSLTKTGAGALTLSGVSAYTGTTTVDAGTLTVDGSIATSTLLTVNAGATLGGNGILGTVLVNGGTLAPGHSIGTLTIGNLTMTAASAYLVQVSGGSADKTIVTGLATLGGKVVVDPLAWVTTTTSYTIMTAGTVSGTYSGVEIANNFARNARLSYVGNDVLLMLDPSLLSPSLPGNANLNQMRIATAIDNALVGGASLPAAFNALFALSGNPLLNALSQASGESATGSQQTTFNAMTQFMGFLTDPHAGRGNAINGATSTPGYVEESSAYAASRTPKDAFAMFTKARPIPFAPRWSVWAAGYGGSQTADGNALTGSNDTRSSIFGTAVGANYQISPNTLAGFALAGGGTNFSVNNLGGGRSDLFQAGAYMRHTNEAAYVTGALAYGWQDITTNRTVTIAGLDQLRAEFKANAFSGRLESGYRFVAPWIGGVGITPYVAGQFTTFDLPAYAESAVTGTPNFALAYGAKSVTDPRSELGLRTDKSFAMTDGILTLRGRLAWAHDFNSDRSIGATFQSLPAASFVVGGAAQASDSALTTASAEMKWSSGWSAAASFEGEFSNLTRSYAGKAAIRYAW; encoded by the coding sequence TTGCCGGTCAACGCGCAAGGGGCGGGTATGGTCGTTCGTTCAGTCCAGTTGCAGCGCCGGATCGCAACTCTTGGTAGATCTCGGGCGACGAGTCGCGCTCCGCTCTTTCTCCCCTCGTTGATGCCTGCCTTAGGCGCGAGAATCCGCAGCTTGCTGTCGAGCACCGCGCTCGCGCGCACGAGCGCCGCTGCGGCGCTGCTCTCCGGGGTATGGCTTGGCGCCACCGCGGCGAGGGCGGACGATACGACCTGGACTGGCCTCGCCAGCCTCGGGAACAACTTTTATCCTGTCGATGCAAACTGGACTAACCGCGCGCCAGGCTATGGCGACACCGCCTTCTTCGGCTCGGCCAAGGTAACCACGCTGCAGTTCGGCTTGCTCAGCGCAAACTTCGTCGATGGCTGGACGTTCAATGCTGGAGCGTCGAATTACACGTTCGACCTCCCGTGGATCACGGGCGCCAGCGTGATCTTCACCGGCGCCGGCATCATCATCAATGGTGGTAGCGCGACCTTCACTAACGACTATTACATTGAGTTCGACAACTCCAGCACAGCAGGCAGCGCCAGCTTCATCAACACTGCCGCCGCCCACGGATTGGGTGTGCATTTCCGGGACACCAGCACGGCCGGCAACGCCAACTTTGACAACAGCGGCTATGTGTCCTTCGCCGACAGCAGCACAGCCGGCAATGCCAGCATTACCAACAGCGGGACTGTGAACTTCGCCAATAACAGTACGGCCGGCGGTGCCAACATCATCAACACGCGTACTGTGAACTTCACCAATAGCAGCACGGCCGGCAACGCCAGCATCACCAACACCGACACCGGCACTGTAAACTTCACCAATAGCAGTACGGCTGGCAACGCCCGCATCACCAACACCTGGCCCGGTGCTGTGAATTTCGCCGATAGCAGCACGGCCGGCAACGCCAGCATCACCAACGCCGGTATTCTGAATTTTACCAACAGCAGCACGGCCGGCAACGCCAACATCACCAGCAGCGGCCTTTTCACCTTCTCCGACACCAGCACGGCCGGCAGCGCCACCATCCTCAGCGGAATAACTTTCAAGAACTCAAGCACGGCCGGTAGTGCCACCATCATCAACACTGGCTACAGTTGGATAAGGGACGGCGCCAGCGGAGGAGCTGCACGGTTTATCCTGACCAGCATTGGTTTTCTCGACCTTTCATATCTCACGACCGGCGGCACCACGGCCGGCTCGATCGAGGGCACTGGCAGCGTCTTTCTGGGCTCGAAAAAATTCGTGGTCGGCAGCAACAATCTCTCCACCACGTTTTCCGGTGTCATCCAGGATGGCGGTGATGGCGGCGGCACCGGCGGCTCCCTCACCAAGACTGGTGCCGGTGCTCTGACCCTGTCCGGCGTCAGCGCCTATACCGGCACGACCACGGTCGATGCGGGCACGCTGACGGTGGACGGCTCGATCGCAACGTCCACCCTGCTGACGGTCAATGCCGGCGCGACCCTCGGAGGCAACGGCATCCTCGGCACCGTCCTCGTCAACGGCGGTACACTGGCGCCGGGTCATTCGATCGGCACGCTGACGATCGGCAACCTGACAATGACCGCCGCATCGGCTTACCTGGTGCAGGTGTCTGGCGGCAGCGCCGACAAGACCATCGTCACAGGCCTTGCGACTCTCGGCGGGAAGGTGGTCGTCGATCCGTTGGCATGGGTTACGACGACGACGAGCTACACGATCATGACGGCCGGCACCGTCAGCGGCACCTACTCCGGTGTGGAAATTGCGAACAACTTTGCCCGTAACGCGCGGCTGAGCTATGTCGGCAATGACGTGCTGCTGATGCTCGACCCCAGCCTGCTGTCGCCCTCTCTGCCTGGCAATGCCAACCTCAATCAGATGAGAATCGCGACAGCCATCGACAACGCGCTCGTCGGTGGCGCGTCCTTGCCGGCCGCGTTCAATGCGCTCTTCGCCCTGTCGGGCAATCCTCTGCTCAATGCGCTGTCGCAAGCCTCCGGCGAGAGTGCGACCGGCTCGCAGCAGACCACGTTCAACGCCATGACCCAGTTCATGGGCTTCCTGACCGATCCCCACGCGGGGCGCGGCAACGCCATCAATGGCGCGACCTCTACGCCCGGATATGTGGAGGAGAGCAGCGCCTATGCGGCGAGCCGGACGCCGAAGGATGCGTTTGCGATGTTCACCAAGGCGCGGCCGATCCCCTTCGCGCCGCGCTGGAGCGTGTGGGCGGCGGGCTACGGCGGCTCGCAGACCGCCGATGGCAATGCGCTGACGGGATCGAACGACACGCGCAGCAGCATTTTCGGAACCGCCGTCGGCGCCAATTATCAGATCTCGCCGAATACGCTCGCGGGCTTTGCGCTTGCCGGCGGCGGCACCAATTTCAGCGTCAACAATCTCGGTGGCGGACGCTCCGATCTGTTCCAGGCCGGCGCCTACATGCGCCACACCAATGAGGCCGCCTATGTCACTGGCGCCCTCGCCTACGGCTGGCAGGACATCACCACCAACCGCACGGTAACTATCGCTGGACTCGATCAGCTCCGCGCCGAGTTCAAGGCGAATGCCTTCTCCGGCCGGCTCGAAAGCGGCTATCGTTTTGTTGCGCCCTGGATCGGCGGCGTCGGAATCACGCCCTATGTCGCGGGACAGTTCACGACGTTCGATCTGCCGGCCTATGCCGAAAGCGCGGTGACGGGCACGCCGAACTTCGCGCTCGCCTACGGGGCAAAAAGCGTCACCGATCCGCGCAGCGAGCTTGGTCTGCGCACCGACAAGTCTTTCGCGATGACGGACGGCATTCTCACGCTGCGCGGGCGTCTCGCCTGGGCCCATGATTTCAATTCGGACCGCTCCATCGGGGCGACCTTCCAGTCGCTGCCGGCCGCGAGCTTCGTTGTTGGCGGCGCGGCGCAGGCAAGTGACTCAGCGCTGACGACGGCCTCTGCCGAAATGAAGTGGAGCAGCGGCTGGTCCGCGGCAGCGAGCTTCGAAGGCGAGTTCTCCAATCTCACGCGCAGCTATGCCGGCAAGGCCGCGATCCGCTACGCCTGGTAG
- a CDS encoding helix-turn-helix domain-containing protein, with translation MSKVPDLRFGDLILDETCLFARRNGQTIKFTRNERALLLALTRNPHRLMRRARLLDEIASESDISDRNIDFLVNRLRTKLGDSAKSPRYIATQYGEGYVWIAAPSPAAPIDAFLVIGASLAQQAHPFSQQTSSLLAQLGDMISVGVGGGRKVVVAENWSAGATDKLRYLLQMSFLAGNDHLDCAATLREMPSKRIAKAFRLRLDMTDAASSTAELGRVANGIVGILSQGLIDASTGLGIPEDEPLETRLHKASSLLSASNRGWLASGERLERAREEDPLNADIALQWCLHLFARLVHTSPFGVISLEERYRIESEIDATVLECLPAIEANPLLMLTAAKLLYFIDRGHLDLSEDIAERAFARTADFAAALPILGQLRYARGRFDEAVGFFDRGIAIATPDSNLHLHMRVLKSIAVLASGDRASLDTAVADAARESPHCPRDIGLTIGWMVASPVQALPAASADALAAISSAGASNAIEYLYFTSARHLVSEQARANVMRGLITHARRLHGEQAIPAFVLRSIGSIVAA, from the coding sequence GTGAGCAAAGTGCCGGATCTCCGCTTTGGAGATCTGATCCTCGACGAGACGTGCCTGTTCGCGCGCCGCAACGGCCAGACGATCAAGTTCACCAGAAACGAGCGCGCGCTGCTGCTGGCCCTGACGCGCAATCCGCATCGCCTCATGCGCCGCGCCCGTCTGCTCGACGAGATCGCCTCCGAGTCCGACATATCCGATCGCAACATCGACTTTCTGGTGAACAGGTTGCGCACCAAGCTCGGCGACAGCGCCAAATCGCCAAGGTACATCGCCACGCAATATGGCGAGGGCTATGTCTGGATCGCCGCGCCATCTCCAGCGGCGCCAATCGATGCGTTCCTGGTGATCGGGGCGAGCCTCGCACAGCAGGCACATCCCTTCAGCCAGCAAACCTCATCGCTGCTCGCTCAGCTTGGTGACATGATCTCCGTTGGCGTCGGCGGCGGTCGCAAGGTGGTGGTTGCCGAGAACTGGTCCGCCGGCGCCACCGACAAGCTGCGCTATCTCCTCCAGATGAGCTTTCTCGCCGGCAACGACCATCTGGATTGTGCTGCCACTTTGCGAGAGATGCCGTCGAAGCGGATCGCCAAGGCGTTCCGGCTCCGGCTCGACATGACGGACGCCGCATCATCCACGGCCGAATTGGGCAGGGTCGCCAATGGTATCGTCGGGATCCTGTCGCAAGGGCTCATCGACGCGTCCACCGGTCTTGGCATCCCCGAGGACGAGCCGCTCGAGACGCGCCTTCACAAGGCGTCGAGCCTGCTGTCGGCATCAAATCGAGGATGGCTGGCAAGCGGCGAACGGCTGGAAAGGGCGCGCGAGGAGGATCCGCTCAATGCGGACATCGCCCTGCAATGGTGCCTGCATCTGTTCGCGCGCCTTGTGCATACCAGCCCGTTCGGTGTGATCAGCCTGGAAGAGCGCTACCGCATTGAAAGCGAGATCGACGCGACGGTCCTGGAGTGCCTGCCCGCCATCGAGGCGAACCCGCTGCTGATGTTGACGGCCGCCAAGCTGCTCTACTTCATCGATCGGGGTCATCTCGATCTTTCGGAGGACATTGCCGAGCGCGCGTTTGCCCGGACTGCGGACTTTGCCGCGGCTTTGCCGATCCTGGGGCAATTGCGCTATGCGCGCGGCCGGTTCGACGAAGCTGTCGGATTTTTTGACCGCGGCATCGCGATCGCCACACCGGATTCCAACCTGCATCTGCATATGCGCGTCCTGAAGTCCATTGCCGTGCTGGCATCCGGTGACCGCGCGTCGCTGGACACCGCCGTTGCCGATGCGGCCAGGGAGAGTCCGCATTGCCCGCGCGACATCGGCTTGACCATCGGCTGGATGGTCGCCTCGCCGGTCCAGGCACTGCCGGCGGCATCGGCGGATGCGCTGGCCGCGATCAGCTCGGCCGGTGCCAGCAATGCGATCGAATATCTCTACTTCACCTCGGCGCGTCACCTCGTCTCGGAGCAGGCGCGGGCCAATGTCATGCGCGGTCTGATCACGCATGCGAGAAGGCTGCACGGAGAGCAGGCAATTCCCGCGTTTGTTCTCAGGAGCATCGGTTCAATCGTCGCAGCCTGA
- the rpoN gene encoding RNA polymerase factor sigma-54, whose product MALSQRLEFRQSQSLVMTPQLMQAIKLLQLSNLDLTTFVEEELERNPLLERANDEAGGEAPAEAAQFGDRDGEESGSQGDGQGDADGFGGNAFEPGQEEWMSKDLGTRAEIEQTLDTGLDNVFSEEPAEAAARNAQDAAPTTYTEWGGGASGDEDYNLEAFVAAETTLSDHLAEQLSVAFTGAAQRMIGQYLIDLVDEAGYLPPDLGQAAERLGATQKDVEDVLAVLQKFDPPGVCARSLSECLAIQLRELDRYDPAMQALVEHLDLLAKRDIASLRKLCGVDDEDIADMIGEIRRLNPKPGMKFGSARLQTMVPDVYVRPGPDGGWHVELNSDTLPRVLVNQTYYSELSKKIGKDGDKSYFTDALQNATWLVRALDQRARTILKVATEIVRQQDGFFTHGVAHLRPLNLKAVADAIQMHESTVSRVTANKYMATNRGTFELKYFFTASIASADGGEAHSAEAVRHHIKQLIDSEEPAAILSDDTIVERLRASGIDIARRTVAKYREAMRIPSSVQRRRDKQSALGNVLSTAMSDRSRNTEPA is encoded by the coding sequence ATGGCGCTTTCGCAGAGATTAGAGTTCCGGCAATCGCAGTCGCTGGTCATGACGCCGCAGCTGATGCAGGCGATCAAGCTGCTGCAATTGTCCAATCTCGATCTCACGACCTTCGTGGAGGAGGAACTCGAGCGCAATCCCCTGCTGGAACGGGCCAATGACGAGGCTGGCGGCGAAGCCCCGGCCGAGGCCGCCCAGTTCGGCGACCGGGATGGCGAGGAATCGGGCAGCCAGGGGGACGGTCAGGGCGACGCCGACGGCTTTGGCGGCAATGCCTTCGAGCCCGGCCAGGAAGAATGGATGAGCAAGGATCTCGGCACCCGCGCCGAGATCGAGCAGACCCTGGACACCGGCCTGGACAACGTCTTCTCCGAGGAGCCGGCCGAGGCGGCCGCGCGCAATGCCCAGGACGCCGCGCCGACCACCTACACCGAATGGGGCGGCGGCGCCTCCGGTGACGAGGACTACAATCTCGAAGCCTTCGTCGCCGCGGAAACCACCCTCAGCGACCATCTTGCCGAGCAGCTCTCGGTCGCCTTCACCGGCGCCGCGCAGCGCATGATCGGGCAGTACCTGATCGACCTCGTCGACGAGGCCGGCTATCTGCCACCCGATCTCGGCCAGGCGGCCGAACGTCTTGGCGCAACGCAAAAGGACGTCGAGGACGTTCTTGCCGTGCTGCAAAAATTTGATCCGCCCGGCGTCTGCGCGCGATCTTTGAGCGAATGCCTGGCGATCCAGCTGCGCGAGCTCGACCGCTACGATCCTGCGATGCAGGCGCTTGTCGAGCATCTCGACCTCCTCGCCAAGCGCGACATCGCGTCCTTGCGCAAGCTCTGCGGCGTCGACGACGAGGACATCGCTGACATGATCGGCGAGATCCGAAGGCTCAATCCCAAGCCCGGCATGAAGTTCGGCTCGGCGCGGCTGCAGACCATGGTGCCCGACGTCTATGTCCGCCCGGGTCCGGACGGCGGCTGGCATGTCGAGCTCAACAGCGACACCCTGCCGCGCGTGCTGGTCAACCAGACCTACTATTCCGAGCTGTCGAAGAAGATCGGCAAGGACGGTGACAAGTCCTATTTCACCGACGCGCTGCAGAACGCGACCTGGCTGGTGCGCGCGCTGGACCAGCGCGCCCGTACCATCCTGAAGGTCGCAACCGAGATCGTGCGCCAGCAGGACGGCTTCTTCACCCATGGCGTCGCGCATTTGCGGCCGCTGAATCTGAAGGCGGTGGCCGACGCCATCCAGATGCATGAATCCACGGTGTCGCGCGTCACCGCCAACAAATACATGGCGACGAATCGCGGCACATTCGAGTTGAAATATTTCTTCACGGCCTCGATCGCCTCGGCCGATGGCGGCGAGGCGCATTCAGCCGAAGCGGTACGCCACCACATCAAGCAGCTGATCGATTCGGAAGAGCCCGCGGCGATCCTGTCCGACGACACGATCGTGGAACGGTTACGCGCTTCAGGCATTGATATTGCCCGCCGCACGGTCGCGAAGTACCGCGAAGCCATGCGCATTCCGTCCTCGGTGCAACGCCGTCGCGACAAGCAGAGCGCTCTTGGTAACGTCCTTTCCACCGCAATGTCCGATCGCTCCCGCAACACCGAACCGGCCTGA
- a CDS encoding LptA/OstA family protein, protein MIGFFSRHDNKRRAIVSAAALAIAVLIASGEGRAQSSATAPNNALQGFTQNRDQPIQIEAATLEMRDKKKEATFSGNVKVVQGDTTMTSKTLVVFYESNSDKPAAPQAAPAKGAKAAPMQSATPGPGGASSIKRLEAHGNVVVTQKDQVVTGETAVFDTKSNLITMFGGGSGQVVMTQCKNVMRGDRLKVDMTTGVSRVESDSGRVQVLLPQGGKDDCGPAGTGKPATPPPLQLPGLTKQK, encoded by the coding sequence ATGATCGGGTTTTTCTCGCGCCACGACAACAAGCGCAGGGCCATCGTCAGCGCAGCCGCGCTTGCCATTGCTGTCTTGATCGCGTCCGGTGAAGGCCGCGCGCAGAGCTCGGCGACTGCGCCCAACAACGCTTTGCAAGGCTTTACGCAGAACCGTGATCAGCCGATCCAGATCGAAGCCGCCACGCTCGAGATGCGCGACAAGAAGAAGGAGGCGACCTTCTCCGGCAATGTGAAGGTCGTCCAGGGCGACACCACCATGACCTCGAAGACGCTGGTGGTGTTCTACGAATCCAATAGCGACAAGCCGGCCGCGCCGCAGGCAGCGCCAGCCAAGGGCGCGAAGGCCGCACCGATGCAATCGGCGACGCCGGGGCCGGGCGGCGCCTCCTCGATCAAGCGGCTGGAAGCGCATGGCAATGTCGTGGTCACCCAGAAGGATCAGGTGGTCACAGGCGAGACCGCCGTGTTCGACACCAAGTCCAACCTCATCACGATGTTCGGCGGCGGCTCGGGCCAGGTGGTCATGACCCAATGCAAGAACGTGATGCGCGGCGATCGGCTCAAGGTCGACATGACGACCGGCGTGTCTCGCGTCGAGTCCGACAGTGGCCGGGTTCAGGTCCTGCTGCCGCAGGGGGGCAAGGATGATTGTGGTCCCGCCGGCACCGGAAAGCCGGCCACGCCCCCTCCGCTGCAATTGCCCGGCCTGACCAAGCAAAAGTAA
- the lptC gene encoding LPS export ABC transporter periplasmic protein LptC, translating into MNSAQNPTYDAALAAKFASAARHSRLVRILRIAVPVTVVLAMASLVAISTFLNPFTMIPIKVDSGNLVVTGTKITMESPHLSGFTPDQRPYELWAKTATQDITDPDHVDLADLRAKVLMEDQSTVFLDARTGRFDNKQQQLDLHKDVFVRTSTGYEARLNSAFVDMNKGTVSSDEHVDVKLTNGTLTADRLRITEGGDVIRFEGNVVMHLDKLDDPAVQPAPAEQPAPPPAKKNKSANSK; encoded by the coding sequence GTGAATTCGGCCCAGAATCCCACCTACGACGCCGCGCTTGCGGCGAAGTTTGCCAGCGCGGCGCGCCACAGCCGCCTGGTGCGGATTCTACGCATCGCCGTGCCGGTGACGGTGGTTCTGGCCATGGCCTCGCTGGTCGCGATCTCGACCTTCCTCAACCCCTTCACCATGATCCCGATCAAGGTCGATTCCGGAAACCTCGTGGTGACAGGCACCAAGATCACGATGGAATCGCCGCACCTCTCGGGCTTCACGCCGGACCAGCGGCCCTACGAGCTCTGGGCCAAGACCGCGACGCAGGACATCACCGACCCTGACCATGTCGATCTCGCCGATCTGCGTGCGAAAGTGCTGATGGAAGACCAGTCGACCGTGTTCCTCGATGCCCGCACCGGCCGCTTCGACAACAAGCAGCAGCAGCTCGATTTGCACAAGGACGTCTTCGTGCGCACCTCGACCGGCTACGAGGCGCGGCTGAACTCGGCCTTCGTCGACATGAACAAGGGCACGGTCTCCTCGGACGAGCATGTCGACGTCAAGCTGACCAACGGCACGCTCACCGCCGACCGTCTGCGCATCACGGAGGGCGGCGACGTCATTCGTTTCGAAGGCAATGTGGTGATGCATCTGGACAAGCTGGACGACCCGGCCGTCCAGCCAGCGCCCGCCGAGCAGCCGGCACCGCCGCCGGCGAAGAAGAACAAATCTGCGAACTCAAAGTGA
- the lptB gene encoding LPS export ABC transporter ATP-binding protein — translation MVDLFSMFRRRPAKRGRPGFARQDITALGDSVGSLVASPVRDAPPIARNQPMQASDPYGVEAPPRPRPAPAQPPKAKSDSKSGSKTNGSGGPQLLRRPGFLAVHSVEKSFGSRQVVRGVSIYVRRGEAVGLLGPNGAGKTTVFYMITGLIKADRGAIELDGHDVTKLPMYQRARLGIGYLPQEASIFRGLTVEQNIRAVLEVVEPSRKKREEQLDSLLDEFNITRLRKSPSIALSGGERRRVEIARALATRPNYMLLDEPFAGIDPIAVGDIQDLVRHLTNRGIGVLITDHNVRETLGLTDRAYIVYAGEILTEGTPDEIVADPDVRRLYLGEEFRL, via the coding sequence ATGGTCGATCTCTTCAGCATGTTCCGTCGGCGCCCCGCCAAGCGCGGCCGGCCAGGATTTGCCCGTCAGGACATCACCGCGCTCGGTGACAGCGTCGGCAGTCTGGTGGCGAGCCCTGTCAGGGACGCCCCGCCGATCGCCCGCAACCAGCCCATGCAGGCCTCGGATCCCTATGGCGTCGAGGCGCCGCCGCGGCCGCGGCCGGCCCCGGCGCAGCCTCCCAAAGCCAAATCCGATTCCAAGTCCGGTTCCAAGACCAATGGATCGGGCGGACCGCAGCTGCTGCGGCGGCCAGGCTTCCTGGCTGTGCATAGCGTGGAAAAGAGTTTTGGCAGCCGGCAGGTCGTGCGGGGTGTCAGCATCTATGTGCGCCGCGGCGAAGCCGTCGGTCTGCTCGGCCCGAACGGCGCCGGCAAGACCACCGTGTTCTACATGATCACCGGCCTGATCAAGGCCGATCGCGGCGCGATCGAGCTCGACGGCCACGACGTCACCAAGCTGCCGATGTATCAGCGCGCACGGCTCGGCATCGGCTATCTGCCGCAGGAAGCCTCGATCTTCCGCGGCCTCACCGTCGAGCAGAACATCCGCGCCGTGCTCGAAGTGGTCGAGCCCTCGCGCAAGAAGCGGGAGGAGCAGCTCGACTCGCTGCTCGACGAATTCAACATCACGCGCCTCAGAAAATCACCGTCGATCGCGCTGTCCGGTGGTGAGCGCCGCCGCGTCGAGATCGCGCGCGCGCTCGCGACGCGTCCGAACTACATGCTGCTCGATGAGCCCTTCGCGGGCATCGATCCGATCGCGGTCGGCGACATTCAGGACCTCGTCCGCCATCTCACCAATCGTGGCATCGGCGTCCTGATCACCGACCACAATGTGCGCGAGACGCTCGGCCTCACAGATCGCGCCTATATCGTCTATGCCGGTGAAATCCTCACCGAGGGGACCCCGGACGAGATCGTCGCCGATCCCGATGTCCGCCGCCTTTACCTTGGCGAGGAATTCCGCCTCTAG
- the ptsN gene encoding PTS IIA-like nitrogen regulatory protein PtsN encodes MPITDLVAPEAILPALKVNGKKQALQELAAKAAELTGQNERAVFEVLLQREKLGTTAVGYGVAIPHGKLPKLEKIFGLFARLDRPIDFEAMDGQPVDLVFLLLAPEGAGADHLKALARIARLLRDQDIAKKLRASRDAQAIYSVLALPPATAA; translated from the coding sequence ATGCCGATTACCGATCTGGTCGCACCCGAGGCGATTCTCCCGGCATTGAAGGTCAATGGCAAGAAACAGGCGCTCCAGGAGCTCGCGGCCAAGGCCGCCGAACTGACCGGCCAGAACGAGCGCGCGGTGTTCGAGGTGCTGCTCCAGCGCGAGAAGCTCGGCACCACTGCGGTCGGCTATGGCGTTGCCATTCCCCACGGCAAGCTGCCCAAGCTGGAAAAGATCTTTGGCCTGTTCGCCCGGCTTGATCGCCCGATCGATTTCGAGGCGATGGACGGCCAGCCGGTCGACCTCGTCTTCCTGCTGCTCGCCCCCGAAGGCGCCGGCGCCGATCACTTGAAGGCGCTCGCCCGCATCGCCCGCCTGCTGCGTGATCAGGACATTGCCAAAAAGCTGCGCGCCTCGCGCGATGCCCAGGCGATCTATTCTGTGCTGGCGCTGCCGCCGGCGACCGCGGCGTAA